The proteins below are encoded in one region of Palleronia sp. LCG004:
- a CDS encoding iron ABC transporter permease: MARAHPALHFAVALLLVLVALPMVATLLAAVAGDLSTLAHLWDTVLPRYLSVTAMLVATVCIGTALVGTVTAWLVSAYDFPGRRIVEVALVLPLAFPAYVLAYAYTDLLDHPGAVQTALRSATGWGPRDYWFPEIRSTGGAAFVLIVVLYPYVYLLARAAFVHQGGSTFLAARGLGLGPIAAFRQVSLPAARPAIAAGTLLVGMETLADFGTVSYFGVQTFATGIYQSWFSLADRAGAAQLALGLLAMTLLLTLLERRTRHSGRFSTERAGEPVPPPRLRGIRGGAALFVCASPVLLGAIVPGAHLAAMAGGAQQSLFSERYLGFLTNSLTLACIASALTVAAAIALGYFRRLSPTPARRRAVDLGRLGYAVPGTVIAVGLLVPFAALDNALDAVMRAQFGLSTGLLVTGTIWLLVAAYVIRFLAAAIGAFETGEIRVTPNIDAAARSLGRGPFDTLWRVHLPLMAPGLLSGALIVFVEVMKELPATLIMRPFNFDTLAVQAHRLAADERLNGAAVPSLAIAAVGVLPVVLLMARMRRGR, from the coding sequence ATGGCTAGGGCGCATCCCGCGCTCCACTTCGCCGTCGCATTGCTGCTCGTCCTGGTGGCGCTGCCGATGGTCGCGACGCTGCTGGCGGCGGTCGCGGGCGATCTCTCGACGCTCGCGCATCTCTGGGACACCGTTCTGCCGCGCTATCTGTCCGTGACGGCGATGCTGGTTGCGACGGTCTGCATCGGCACCGCCCTCGTCGGTACGGTGACGGCGTGGCTCGTCTCGGCCTACGACTTTCCCGGACGGCGCATCGTCGAGGTCGCGCTCGTCCTTCCGCTGGCCTTTCCCGCCTATGTCCTGGCCTATGCCTATACCGACCTGCTCGACCATCCGGGCGCGGTGCAGACGGCGCTGCGATCCGCGACCGGCTGGGGCCCGCGCGACTACTGGTTCCCCGAGATCCGGTCGACCGGCGGCGCGGCCTTCGTGCTGATCGTCGTGCTCTATCCTTACGTCTACCTGCTGGCGCGGGCGGCGTTCGTGCATCAGGGCGGATCCACCTTCCTCGCCGCGCGGGGGCTGGGGCTCGGGCCGATCGCCGCGTTCCGGCAGGTCTCGCTTCCGGCGGCCCGGCCCGCGATCGCGGCCGGCACCCTTCTCGTCGGGATGGAGACGCTCGCCGATTTCGGGACCGTCTCCTATTTCGGGGTCCAGACCTTCGCGACCGGCATCTATCAAAGCTGGTTCAGCCTTGCCGACCGCGCGGGGGCCGCGCAGCTGGCGCTGGGATTGCTGGCGATGACGCTGCTTCTGACCTTGCTGGAACGTCGGACCCGCCATTCGGGCCGGTTCTCGACCGAGCGCGCGGGCGAACCCGTGCCGCCGCCGCGCCTGCGCGGGATCCGCGGAGGGGCAGCGCTATTCGTCTGCGCGTCACCGGTCCTTCTGGGCGCGATCGTGCCGGGCGCGCATCTGGCCGCGATGGCGGGTGGCGCGCAGCAATCGCTCTTCTCCGAGCGCTATCTCGGGTTCCTCACCAACTCGTTGACGCTCGCCTGCATCGCTTCGGCACTGACCGTCGCGGCGGCGATCGCGCTGGGATATTTCCGGAGGCTCTCGCCCACGCCTGCGCGCAGACGGGCGGTGGATCTCGGCCGTCTCGGCTATGCGGTACCGGGCACGGTCATCGCGGTGGGACTTCTCGTGCCCTTCGCGGCGCTCGACAACGCGCTCGACGCGGTGATGCGCGCGCAGTTCGGACTTTCGACGGGGCTTCTCGTCACGGGCACGATCTGGCTGCTGGTCGCGGCCTACGTGATCCGGTTCCTTGCGGCCGCGATCGGCGCCTTCGAGACGGGCGAGATCCGCGTGACCCCGAATATCGACGCGGCCGCCCGCAGCCTCGGGCGCGGGCCTTTCGACACGCTCTGGAGGGTGCATCTGCCGCTGATGGCACCGGGGCTGCTCAGCGGAGCGCTCATCGTCTTCGTCGAGGTGATGAAGGAGCTTCCCGCGACCCTCATCATGCGGCCCTTCAACTTCGACACGCTCGCCGTTCAGGCTCATCGCCTCGCCGCCGACGAACGTCTGAACGGAGCGGCCGTCCCGAGCCTCGCCATCGCCGCGGTGGGAGTGCTCCCGGTCGTCCTGCTGATGGCACGGATGCGACGCGGGCGGTAG
- a CDS encoding PHB depolymerase family esterase has product MNNDLATALGRALRSTRAGDPAAATAYIRTALSGRTAPMPRAEEPCGPCARMAKPAGLQGGMPDFSGLPGMDKLPGMGSLPGMADLPGRNSGRKAPVPDGATVSWRKIAGRDVRLFIPSERAGGPVGLVLMLHGCTQSPEDFALGTRMDQAAEAAGYAVAYPGQTGAQNMQSCWNWFRAQDQGPDAGEPAILASIAREISAELNVEGRVFAAGLSAGGAMAAVLAETHPDLFVAVGVHSGIPAGAASDMVSAFSAMRGERAGRPLRRPGIVFHGTADGTVSPANAKALIQGNGVETRDGRGARSWSRLTTEDGSELWLIDGAGHAWSGGDAAGSYADATGPDASAEMIRFFGEVVARG; this is encoded by the coding sequence ATGAACAACGATCTCGCGACGGCCCTCGGCCGGGCGCTCCGGTCGACGCGCGCCGGTGATCCGGCCGCGGCCACGGCGTATATCCGCACGGCGCTTTCGGGTCGCACGGCACCGATGCCCCGGGCGGAAGAACCATGCGGTCCCTGTGCCCGCATGGCCAAACCCGCCGGCCTGCAAGGCGGCATGCCGGATTTCTCGGGCCTCCCGGGGATGGACAAGCTTCCCGGGATGGGCAGTCTGCCGGGCATGGCCGATCTGCCGGGCCGCAATTCGGGACGCAAGGCACCGGTCCCTGACGGGGCGACGGTTTCCTGGCGCAAGATCGCGGGCCGAGACGTCCGCCTCTTCATCCCCTCGGAACGTGCGGGCGGCCCGGTCGGCCTCGTCCTCATGCTGCATGGCTGCACGCAATCGCCGGAGGATTTCGCCCTCGGGACGCGGATGGATCAGGCCGCCGAGGCCGCGGGCTATGCCGTCGCCTATCCCGGTCAGACGGGTGCCCAGAACATGCAATCCTGCTGGAACTGGTTCCGGGCGCAGGATCAGGGCCCCGATGCGGGAGAGCCCGCAATCCTCGCATCCATCGCCCGGGAGATCTCTGCCGAGCTGAACGTCGAGGGCCGTGTCTTCGCCGCGGGTCTTTCCGCCGGCGGCGCCATGGCCGCTGTTCTAGCCGAGACGCATCCCGACCTCTTCGTCGCGGTGGGTGTCCATTCCGGCATTCCCGCCGGCGCGGCGTCAGACATGGTCTCGGCCTTCTCGGCCATGCGCGGCGAGCGTGCGGGACGACCGCTGCGACGGCCCGGCATCGTCTTCCACGGCACGGCGGACGGGACCGTCTCGCCTGCCAACGCGAAGGCGCTGATCCAAGGCAACGGGGTCGAGACGCGTGACGGCCGGGGCGCGCGGAGCTGGTCGCGCCTGACGACGGAGGACGGATCGGAGCTCTGGCTCATCGACGGCGCGGGCCATGCCTGGTCGGGCGGCGACGCCGCGGGCTCCTATGCCGATGCCACGGGGCCCGATGCGTCGGCCGAGATGATCCGGTTCTTCGGCGAGGTCGTCGCGCGCGGCTGA
- a CDS encoding aspartate/glutamate racemase family protein: protein MRIALVNPNTDAAVTSAMCEIARRRAPPGLSITGHTATFGVPLITDAVALSEAARAVAAFAPQLAHYDGVVVSAFGDPGVEALRDVLECPVVGIAEAAMRAAGAGGRAFAVATTTPDLCEAIAARAVAYGHANFVGTWVTPGDPRDVMADHDTLAAALLSASQSAVKDGGAQAVIVGGGPLARVAETMRGCLSVPVIAPIPEAIDLIAAYLMEER, encoded by the coding sequence ATGAGGATCGCGCTGGTCAATCCCAATACCGATGCCGCCGTTACCAGCGCGATGTGCGAGATCGCGCGGCGCAGGGCCCCTCCGGGTCTCTCGATCACGGGGCATACCGCGACGTTCGGGGTGCCGCTCATCACCGATGCCGTCGCGTTGTCGGAGGCCGCGCGCGCCGTCGCGGCGTTTGCCCCCCAACTGGCGCATTATGACGGCGTCGTGGTTTCGGCCTTCGGCGATCCGGGGGTGGAGGCGTTGCGGGACGTACTCGAATGCCCTGTCGTCGGTATAGCCGAGGCGGCGATGCGGGCCGCGGGCGCGGGTGGACGCGCCTTCGCCGTCGCGACCACGACGCCCGATCTCTGCGAGGCGATCGCCGCGCGCGCCGTTGCGTATGGCCATGCGAATTTCGTCGGCACCTGGGTCACGCCGGGCGACCCGCGGGACGTGATGGCCGACCACGACACGTTGGCGGCGGCCCTTCTCTCCGCCAGCCAGTCGGCGGTGAAGGACGGCGGTGCGCAGGCGGTGATCGTCGGCGGTGGACCTCTCGCCCGGGTTGCCGAGACGATGCGCGGATGCCTGTCGGTTCCCGTGATCGCCCCCATACCGGAAGCGATCGACCTGATCGCGGCCTACCTGATGGAGGAGCGATGA
- a CDS encoding FadR/GntR family transcriptional regulator, with amino-acid sequence MITSTGEPKKETKQMQERAGRRGTMVVDLVATLRRRIATGEFPVGSRLPSEAKLCEEAGVSRTVLREAVAALRADGLLQPRQGSGVYVTEPPVDEAIPFRNVDPSRVSSVIEVLELRIALEVEAAALAARRRSARQEEEMIARFDDMEKLIADGETSVEADFALHVAIARASNNTRFEEYLTVIGPSLIPRRGVRQGGTDATVDPSYLELLAREHREIVSAILANDPSAASAAMRKHLQGSLARYRGLLGRGTAQQDL; translated from the coding sequence ATGATAACTTCGACCGGCGAGCCGAAGAAGGAGACGAAACAGATGCAGGAACGGGCCGGACGACGCGGAACGATGGTGGTGGACCTCGTCGCGACCCTGCGCAGACGGATCGCGACCGGCGAGTTTCCGGTCGGGTCCCGCCTGCCGAGCGAGGCGAAGCTCTGCGAGGAAGCGGGCGTGAGTCGCACCGTCCTGCGCGAAGCGGTGGCGGCATTGCGGGCAGACGGCCTTCTGCAGCCGCGACAGGGATCGGGCGTCTACGTGACGGAACCGCCGGTGGACGAGGCGATCCCCTTCCGCAACGTCGATCCCTCCCGGGTATCGTCGGTCATCGAGGTGCTGGAGCTGCGCATCGCGCTCGAGGTCGAGGCGGCCGCGCTGGCCGCCAGACGTCGTTCGGCCCGCCAGGAGGAGGAGATGATCGCCCGGTTCGACGACATGGAAAAACTGATCGCTGACGGAGAAACCTCGGTCGAAGCCGATTTCGCCCTGCATGTCGCGATCGCCCGGGCGTCGAACAATACGCGGTTCGAGGAATATCTGACGGTGATCGGGCCCAGCCTGATCCCGCGCCGCGGGGTGCGGCAGGGCGGCACCGACGCGACCGTCGATCCGTCCTATCTGGAATTGCTGGCGCGGGAGCATCGCGAGATCGTCTCGGCGATCCTCGCCAACGACCCGTCGGCGGCCTCTGCCGCCATGCGCAAGCATCTGCAAGGCAGCCTTGCCAGGTATCGCGGCCTCCTCGGGCGCGGGACGGCGCAACAGGACTTGTAA
- a CDS encoding ABC transporter ATP-binding protein, whose amino-acid sequence MKDVIDGPLLGIRGLRRHFTGNAGSAVSDVTLDVGRGEILALLGPSGCGKTTTLRLVAGFDRPDDGRVHLGGRDVTDLPPEARGIGFVFQDYALFPHLSVEQNVRFGLHHLGARAGRARAAELIEMVGLTPEAARMPHQLSGGQQQRVALARALAPEPDLVLMDEPFSNLDATRRVAMRQEVRALLKRIGAAAIVVTHDQEEALALADRIAVMQAGRILQSGTPREVYTRPVSETVARFLGNSNIIEGEAQGTIAETALGPVRLERAARGRVRLSIRPEQIVLSDKVPDAASGVVMGREFRGHDQVYWIRAHGGTDLVALIHGNADYAQGTPIGLSMREPAILLADG is encoded by the coding sequence ATGAAAGACGTGATCGACGGCCCGCTGCTCGGTATCCGGGGATTGAGGCGGCATTTCACCGGTAACGCGGGCTCCGCGGTCTCGGATGTCACGCTCGATGTCGGACGGGGCGAGATCCTCGCGCTTCTGGGGCCGTCGGGATGCGGCAAGACCACGACGCTGCGCCTTGTTGCAGGGTTCGACCGGCCGGATGACGGCCGCGTGCATCTGGGCGGACGCGACGTCACCGACCTGCCGCCCGAGGCCCGAGGCATCGGCTTCGTCTTTCAGGATTACGCGCTTTTCCCGCATCTGAGCGTCGAGCAGAACGTGCGCTTCGGACTGCATCACCTGGGGGCCCGTGCCGGACGCGCCCGCGCGGCCGAGCTGATCGAGATGGTGGGCCTGACCCCCGAGGCCGCGCGGATGCCGCACCAGCTTTCGGGCGGGCAGCAGCAGCGCGTGGCGCTGGCCCGCGCGCTCGCCCCCGAACCCGATCTCGTCCTGATGGACGAGCCCTTCTCCAACCTCGACGCGACACGCCGCGTGGCCATGCGTCAGGAAGTCCGCGCGCTGCTCAAGCGGATCGGTGCGGCGGCGATCGTCGTCACCCACGACCAGGAAGAGGCGCTGGCCCTCGCCGACCGGATCGCCGTGATGCAGGCCGGGCGCATCCTGCAATCGGGCACCCCGCGCGAGGTGTATACCCGTCCCGTCTCGGAAACGGTCGCGCGGTTTCTCGGCAATTCCAACATCATCGAGGGCGAGGCGCAGGGCACGATCGCCGAAACCGCGCTCGGGCCCGTCAGGCTCGAACGCGCGGCGCGGGGCCGCGTGCGCCTCTCGATCCGTCCCGAGCAGATCGTGCTGTCGGACAAGGTGCCGGATGCCGCGTCGGGTGTCGTGATGGGCCGCGAGTTCCGCGGCCACGATCAGGTCTACTGGATCCGCGCGCATGGCGGCACCGACCTCGTCGCGCTGATCCACGGCAATGCCGATTACGCGCAAGGCACGCCCATCGGCCTGTCGATGCGGGAGCCCGCGATCCTTCTCGCCGATGGCTAG
- a CDS encoding ABC transporter permease codes for MRRRVLPDIAGQAGAILVTLAGLLILTFVIGRIMPTDPVRAIVGEDATREVYENVYRQLGLDRPVWQQFFMYIGDILTLDFGTSIRTGQPVLNDIARALPATIELATFAIIIGAALGIPMGVAAAVNKDRWVDHVIRIISLTGHSMPIFWTGMIALLIFYAGLGWVGGSGRMSQFYIGMVPERTNFLLIDSALAGQWDVFRSAVNHIILPASLLGYSSSAYITRMTRSFMLDQLNQEYVTTARVKGLSRNKTIWRHAFGNIRVQLVTIVALAYGSLLEGAVLIETVFAWPGFGQYLTANLLIGDMNAVMTCVLIVGLIFIGLNVISDILYRVFDPRTR; via the coding sequence ATGCGGCGGAGGGTTTTACCGGATATCGCGGGACAGGCGGGAGCGATCCTCGTCACGCTGGCCGGACTTCTGATCCTGACATTCGTGATCGGACGGATCATGCCCACCGACCCCGTCCGCGCCATCGTGGGCGAGGACGCGACACGAGAGGTCTACGAGAACGTCTATCGCCAGCTCGGCCTCGACCGGCCGGTCTGGCAGCAGTTCTTCATGTATATCGGCGATATCCTGACGCTCGATTTCGGCACGTCGATCCGGACGGGCCAACCGGTGCTCAACGACATCGCCCGCGCCCTACCCGCCACGATCGAACTCGCGACATTCGCCATCATCATCGGCGCGGCACTCGGGATACCGATGGGCGTCGCCGCAGCGGTCAACAAGGACCGGTGGGTGGATCACGTGATCCGGATCATCAGCCTGACGGGCCATTCCATGCCGATCTTCTGGACAGGGATGATCGCGCTCCTGATCTTCTATGCCGGGCTCGGCTGGGTCGGCGGATCGGGAAGGATGAGCCAGTTCTACATCGGCATGGTGCCCGAGCGGACGAACTTCCTGCTCATCGACAGCGCACTCGCCGGCCAGTGGGACGTCTTCCGGAGTGCCGTCAACCACATCATCCTTCCGGCCTCCCTGCTGGGATATTCCTCCTCCGCCTACATCACGCGGATGACGCGCAGCTTCATGCTGGACCAGCTGAACCAGGAATACGTGACGACGGCCCGGGTAAAGGGCCTGTCGCGGAACAAGACGATCTGGCGGCACGCCTTCGGCAACATCCGCGTGCAGCTCGTGACGATCGTGGCGCTGGCCTACGGCTCGCTCCTCGAAGGGGCTGTCCTGATCGAGACGGTCTTCGCATGGCCGGGATTCGGCCAGTACCTGACGGCCAACCTGCTCATCGGCGACATGAACGCGGTGATGACCTGCGTGCTCATCGTCGGGCTGATCTTCATCGGCCTGAACGTGATTTCCGACATTCTCTACAGGGTCTTCGACCCGAGGACGCGCTGA
- a CDS encoding AI-2E family transporter — MQDSSGESDASDDSKIRHLRSMPRWAGIAIFIYATVFTLSYAKSFFVPVVLAFLLTLVFSPIRRVFDRRGIPSALTSLIIVLSLLITSIGILGTLSLPVTDWISRAPEITAQVRDQIGEISGAMGGLFEAANRLNTLGAPGDDVQRVVMAEGGYATDIAALVPGIAAQVVFTLVLLFFLLASGNMFYEKLVHVIPRFSDKRRAMTAIRDIERELSRYLFTITVINAGLGIAVGTAMWAVGMPSPIILGMIAFLFNFVPYLGALAGIVVASAVALVSFDWVGWAPVVGGIYLMLTTIEGQIVTPYFVGRNLRLNTVVVFLAVSFWAWLWSAVGMVVAVPLLAALRTISAHIDGMGGLADFLGERHSETETDEESDTSET; from the coding sequence ATGCAGGATTCCTCCGGCGAATCGGACGCCTCCGACGACAGCAAGATACGACACCTGCGATCGATGCCACGCTGGGCGGGGATCGCGATCTTCATCTATGCGACCGTCTTCACGCTGAGCTACGCGAAATCGTTCTTCGTGCCCGTCGTGCTGGCCTTCCTGCTGACCCTCGTCTTCTCTCCCATCCGCCGGGTATTCGACCGACGGGGGATTCCCTCGGCACTCACATCCCTCATCATCGTGCTGAGCCTTCTCATCACGAGCATCGGCATCCTCGGGACGCTGTCCCTCCCCGTGACGGACTGGATCAGCCGCGCCCCGGAGATCACGGCACAGGTCCGCGATCAGATCGGCGAGATCTCGGGCGCGATGGGCGGGCTTTTCGAGGCCGCCAACCGTCTGAACACCCTCGGGGCCCCCGGCGACGACGTGCAGCGCGTCGTCATGGCCGAGGGGGGATACGCCACCGACATCGCGGCGCTGGTGCCCGGCATCGCGGCGCAGGTGGTCTTCACGCTCGTCCTGCTGTTCTTCCTGCTGGCCTCGGGCAACATGTTCTACGAAAAGCTCGTCCACGTGATCCCGCGCTTCAGCGACAAGCGGCGGGCGATGACGGCCATCCGCGACATCGAACGGGAGCTCTCGCGATATCTCTTCACGATCACCGTCATCAATGCGGGGCTCGGGATCGCAGTCGGGACGGCCATGTGGGCCGTGGGGATGCCCTCGCCGATCATCCTGGGAATGATCGCCTTCCTCTTCAACTTCGTCCCCTATCTGGGCGCGCTTGCCGGGATCGTCGTCGCCTCGGCGGTCGCGCTCGTCTCGTTCGACTGGGTGGGGTGGGCACCGGTCGTGGGCGGCATCTATCTGATGCTCACGACGATCGAGGGCCAGATCGTGACACCCTATTTCGTCGGGCGGAACCTGCGGCTCAACACGGTGGTCGTGTTCCTCGCCGTCTCGTTCTGGGCATGGCTCTGGTCGGCGGTGGGCATGGTGGTCGCCGTGCCACTTCTGGCCGCGCTCAGGACGATTTCGGCCCATATCGACGGGATGGGCGGGCTTGCCGATTTCCTCGGCGAACGCCACTCCGAGACCGAAACCGATGAGGAATCCGACACGTCCGAGACCTGA
- a CDS encoding ABC transporter ATP-binding protein: MDPMLSVRNLTVRYGGSTDPAVQGVSFDLGRERLGIVGESGSGKSTVGRAIMRLLPGADVTADRLRFDGLDLLDLPERAMLKVRGARMSMILQDPKFSLNPIERCGDQIAEAYRTHIRATRAEARAKTVEMLKAVQIRDPERVYGLYPHEVSGGMGQRVMIAMMLMTDPDLVIADEPTSALDVTVRLEVLRILDALVKERGIGLVMISHDLNLVRNFCDRVLIMYAGRVVEVLDAADLDRATHPYTRGLIAAQPRIGGDRAPLPVLERQASWSEGAA, encoded by the coding sequence ATGGATCCTATGCTGAGCGTGAGGAACCTCACGGTGCGCTACGGCGGATCGACCGATCCGGCGGTGCAAGGGGTCAGCTTCGATCTCGGGCGTGAGCGGCTGGGGATCGTGGGCGAATCCGGGTCGGGCAAATCCACCGTCGGACGTGCCATCATGCGGCTTCTGCCGGGGGCCGACGTGACGGCCGACCGCCTGCGGTTCGACGGGCTCGACCTGCTGGACCTGCCCGAGCGCGCGATGCTGAAGGTGCGCGGGGCGCGCATGTCGATGATCCTGCAGGATCCGAAATTCTCGCTGAACCCGATCGAACGTTGCGGCGACCAGATCGCCGAGGCGTATCGCACCCATATCCGCGCAACCAGGGCAGAGGCCCGCGCGAAGACGGTCGAGATGTTGAAGGCCGTCCAGATCCGCGATCCCGAACGGGTCTACGGCCTCTATCCGCACGAGGTTTCGGGCGGCATGGGCCAGCGGGTGATGATCGCGATGATGCTGATGACGGATCCGGACCTCGTCATCGCGGACGAGCCGACATCGGCGCTCGACGTGACCGTGCGGCTCGAGGTCCTGCGCATCCTCGACGCGCTGGTGAAGGAACGGGGGATCGGCCTCGTGATGATCTCGCACGATCTGAACCTCGTCCGCAATTTCTGCGACAGGGTGCTGATCATGTATGCCGGCCGGGTCGTCGAGGTCCTCGACGCGGCCGATCTCGACCGCGCCACACATCCCTACACGCGTGGCCTGATCGCGGCACAGCCGCGGATCGGCGGCGACCGCGCGCCGCTTCCGGTGCTGGAACGGCAGGCGAGCTGGTCGGAGGGCGCGGCATGA
- a CDS encoding ABC transporter permease, translating to MPHAVTSLGRIVTFLLRSPPSAFGLVVLALLILMALFAPLLATHNPYAQDLTNTLMPPSRANLFGTDELGRDIFSRIVHGSRITLSIIFIVSIVVGPIGLLVGTVAGYFGGRIDTALMRLTDIFLSFPSLILSLAFVAALGPSLNNAIIAIALTAWPPIARLARAETLTFRKADYIAAARLQGASSARIIWKSIVPMCLPSVLIRLTLNMATVILTAAGLGFLGLGAQPPLPEWGAMIATGRRYMIDSWWLVTFPGIAILAVSLAFNLLGDGLRDALDPKQMNKR from the coding sequence ATGCCCCATGCCGTGACATCGCTCGGGCGTATCGTGACCTTCCTGCTGCGCTCCCCCCCATCGGCCTTCGGGCTGGTCGTGCTTGCCCTGCTGATCCTGATGGCGCTCTTCGCGCCGCTGCTGGCCACGCACAATCCCTATGCGCAGGACCTGACGAACACGCTCATGCCGCCGTCGCGCGCGAACCTCTTCGGAACCGACGAACTCGGGCGCGACATCTTCAGCCGTATCGTCCACGGGTCGCGCATCACCCTGTCGATCATCTTCATCGTGTCGATCGTGGTCGGACCGATCGGCCTCCTCGTCGGGACGGTCGCGGGATATTTCGGCGGGCGCATCGACACCGCGCTGATGCGCCTGACGGATATCTTCCTGTCGTTCCCGTCGCTGATCCTGTCGCTCGCATTCGTGGCCGCCCTCGGGCCGAGCCTCAACAACGCGATCATCGCCATCGCGCTCACCGCCTGGCCGCCGATCGCGCGTCTGGCACGGGCGGAAACCCTGACCTTCCGCAAGGCGGACTATATCGCGGCGGCCCGGCTGCAGGGGGCGTCCTCGGCCCGCATCATCTGGAAGAGCATCGTGCCCATGTGCCTGCCCTCGGTCCTGATCCGGCTGACGCTCAACATGGCGACCGTCATCCTGACCGCCGCGGGCCTGGGCTTCCTCGGGCTCGGCGCGCAGCCGCCGCTGCCGGAATGGGGGGCGATGATCGCGACCGGACGCCGCTACATGATCGACAGCTGGTGGCTCGTGACGTTTCCCGGCATCGCGATCCTGGCCGTCAGCCTCGCCTTCAACCTTCTGGGCGACGGCCTGCGCGACGCGCTCGATCCCAAGCAGATGAACAAGAGGTAA
- a CDS encoding ABC transporter ATP-binding protein has product MKSVGVKNLSITLGALQILHSVSFDVAAGECFGLVGESGSGKSTVLRCASLLMSNWEGQVTIGGQSVRDMDPMARCRTLQMVFQDPYGSLHPRQSVRTVLTEPLAIHGLGHRDARMRQALREVGLSDDFLERFPHQMSGGQRQRVAIARALILEPDVLFLDEPTSALDVSVQAEILNLLARLRSEKGFTYIMVSHDLAVVDHMCDRFAVMQGGRIVEVLDRADIPGNGATDPYARELIGASLAYERAI; this is encoded by the coding sequence ATGAAGTCGGTCGGCGTCAAGAACCTGTCGATCACGCTGGGCGCGTTGCAGATCCTGCATTCAGTCAGCTTCGACGTCGCCGCGGGCGAATGTTTCGGGCTGGTCGGCGAAAGCGGATCGGGAAAGTCGACCGTGCTGCGATGTGCCTCGCTTCTCATGTCGAACTGGGAGGGGCAGGTGACGATCGGCGGGCAATCGGTGCGCGACATGGACCCGATGGCGCGGTGCCGGACATTGCAGATGGTGTTCCAGGACCCCTACGGATCGCTGCATCCCCGTCAGTCGGTCCGGACGGTCCTGACCGAACCGCTCGCGATTCACGGGCTCGGCCATCGCGATGCGAGGATGCGACAGGCACTGCGCGAGGTGGGCCTGTCGGACGACTTTCTCGAGCGGTTTCCCCACCAGATGTCGGGCGGGCAGCGGCAGCGGGTCGCCATCGCCCGCGCCCTGATCCTCGAGCCCGACGTCCTGTTTCTGGACGAGCCGACCTCGGCGCTGGACGTGAGCGTTCAGGCCGAGATCCTGAACCTGCTGGCGCGTCTGCGATCCGAGAAGGGCTTTACCTACATCATGGTCAGTCACGATCTGGCCGTGGTGGACCATATGTGCGACCGGTTCGCCGTGATGCAGGGCGGCCGGATCGTCGAGGTGCTCGACCGTGCGGACATTCCCGGCAACGGTGCCACCGACCCCTATGCGCGCGAGCTGATCGGTGCCTCGCTGGCCTACGAGCGGGCGATTTGA
- a CDS encoding CopG family transcriptional regulator, with the protein MPKIHRLPEKHAETEKITINLGPVDLGRIDLLVREGFYSNRTDFIRSAIRSQLTAEARAVEQSVDRHRFEMGLFDVTRAELEALRQAGEVLHLKVVGLARIAADVDVDLALQTIGSLSVLGSLQANKDVKAALSDRII; encoded by the coding sequence ATGCCTAAGATACACCGCCTGCCGGAAAAGCATGCCGAGACCGAAAAAATCACCATCAATCTCGGCCCCGTCGATCTGGGCCGGATCGACCTGCTCGTGCGGGAGGGGTTCTATTCCAACCGGACGGATTTCATCCGGTCGGCCATCCGGTCCCAGCTCACCGCCGAGGCGCGCGCGGTCGAGCAATCGGTGGACCGGCACCGCTTCGAGATGGGACTCTTCGACGTGACGCGCGCCGAGCTCGAGGCGCTGCGGCAGGCCGGCGAAGTGCTGCATCTGAAGGTCGTGGGACTCGCCCGGATCGCGGCGGATGTCGATGTCGACCTCGCGTTGCAGACGATCGGCTCGCTGAGCGTTCTGGGATCGCTCCAGGCCAACAAGGACGTAAAGGCGGCCCTATCGGACCGCATAATCTGA